A part of Rhipicephalus microplus isolate Deutch F79 chromosome 8, USDA_Rmic, whole genome shotgun sequence genomic DNA contains:
- the sotv gene encoding exostosin glycosyltransferase sotv isoform X1: MMKNPSPSKKTCSASSAVGYVLTATALVGCALVLLAPFERRKLETEFVPRFLESSPNVVVPSSSPLAEPRIESCSYYTCFDVYRCGHRHDQVTVYVYPIFNYVDEHGKELGHQASREFMELLEAIQQSRFYTSNPSKACLFISSLDTLNQEGLNLNAISQILNSLPYWDNGTNHLLFNMLPGMLPSYATSLEVNTGQAMVAGGGFDSWTFRRSHDISIPVFNPARYELHPSLARRSDRPWLLISAQPGIHFEFRTVVASLAKAHHDVLNLAGCSRAWDSRLRCRGSRHYKYPDILTEGKFCLVVRAARLGQMALSDALSAGCIPVVVADEYVLPFSEVLDWKRAAVRIREDELEDVIGIMKGFSEARVSEMRSQVLLIWERYFRSMERIAMTTLEIINDRLFPHVGKSYEDWNDLPPGLVLPAPFAIPFVAPRSRGFTAVVLTYDRLNSLFKVVQQLAQVPSLVKVVVVWNNQRKSPPPASSWPKLSKPLKVIRTKANKLSNRFYPYKDIETEAVLAIDDDILMLTSDELEFGFEVWREFPDRIVGFPSRVHLWDNTTSLWKYESEWTNDISMVLTGAAFYHKHYSHEYFDRLPANIRHWVDDRMNCEDIAMNFLVANITGKAPIKVAPRKKFKCPECARLDNLSNDLQHMAARSECVNVFARAFGGMPLKTVEFRADPVLFKDNFPEKLKRFSNLGSL; this comes from the exons ATGATGAAGAACCCTAGCCCATCCAAGAAGACCTGCTCTGCGAGTTCAGCGGTCGGTTACGTCCTGACGGCCACCGCGCTCGTCGGGTGCGCCTTGGTGCTGCTCGCACCTTTCGAGAGGCGGAAACTGGAGACCGAGTTTGTTCCACGGTTTCTGGAGTCGTCGCCCAATGTTGTCGTCCCATCGAGCAGCCCATTGGCGGAGCCAAGGATCGAATCGTGTTCCTACTACACGTGCTTCGACGTCTACAGGTGTGGACACAGGCACGACCAGGTCACGGTGTACGTCTATCCAATATTCAA CTATGTTGATGAACATGGAAAGGAACTCGGTCATCAGGCCTCCAGAGAGTTCATGGAACTCTTGGAAGCCATCCAGCAGTCTAGGTTCTACACCTCCAATCCTTCAAAGGCCTGCCTATTCATTTCATCACTGGACACTCTGAATCAAGAGGGTCTGAACCTGAACGCCATATCACAGATACTCAACTCTCTACCATA CTGGGACAACGGCACCAACCACCTGCTCTTCAACATGCTGCCTGGAATGTTGCCAAGTTATGCGACCTCACTGGAGGTCAACACCGGTCAAGCCATGGTGGCCGGCGGCGGCTTTGACTCGTGGACCTTCCGCAGATCCCACGATATCAGCATTCCGGTGTTCAACCCGGCAAGATATGAACTCCACCCGTCGCTCGCAAGAAG GTCCGACCGGCCATGGTTGCTAATATCGGCTCAGCCAGGCATTCACTTCGAGTTTCGCACCGTGGTGGCTTCATTGGCCAAGGCGCACCACGACGTGCTGAATCTCGCCGGCTGTAGTCGGGCCTGGGACAGCAGGTTACGTTGTCGCGGCAGCCGGCACTACAAGTACCCGGACATCCTAACG GAGGGCAAGTTCTGCCTGGTCGTCCGTGCGGCCAGGCTTGGCCAGATGGCGCTGTCCGATGCGCTCTCGGCGGGATGCATTCCTGTGGTGGTTGCGGACGAGTATGTGCTGCCCTTCTCGGAGGTGCTCGACTGGAAAAG AGCTGCCGTACGGATTCGCGAAGACGAGCTAGAAGATGTCATTGGGATTATGAAGGGATTTTCAGAAGCTCGGGTGTCGGAGATGAGGTCCCAAGTGTTGCTGATCTGGGAGCGATACTTCAGAAGCATGGAACGAATTGCCATGACGACACTGGAGATCATCAACGATCGCCTGTTTCCGCATGTTGGCAAAAGTTATGAAGATTGGAACGACTTGCCGCCTGGG CTTGTGCTGCCGGCACCTTTTGCGATACCATTCGTGGCCCCGCGGAGCCGTGGCTTCACTGCGGTGGTGCTGACCTACGACCGGCTGAACAGCCTGTTCAAGGTCGTCCAGCAGTTGGCCCAGGTGCCCAGCCTGGTCAAGGTCGTCGTGGTCTGGAACAACCAACGAAAGTCGCCACCTCCTG CATCTTCCTGGCCGAAACTGAGCAAGCCGCTGAAGGTGATCCGGACGAAGGCCAATAAACTGAGCAACCGCTTCTACCCGTACAAGGACATCGAGACGGAAGCCGTGCTCGCCATTGATGACGACATCCTGATGCTCACCTCCGACGAACTGGAATTCGGATTCGAG GTCTGGAGAGAGTTCCCAGACCGAATAGTTGGTTTCCCGTCCCGGGTTCATCTCTGGGACAACACGACTTCCCTCTGGAAGTATGAGTCAGAGTGGACGAATGACATTTCCATGGTGCTCACCGGTGCAGCGTTTTACCACAAG CATTACAGCCACGAGTACTTCGACCGGCTTCCCGCCAACATACGACACTGGGTCGACGACCGCATGAACTGCGAGGACATCGCCATGAACTTCCTTGTCGCCAACATCACGGGCAAGGCTCCGATCAAGGTCGCGCCCCGCAAGAAGTTCAAGTGCCCCGAGTGCGCAAGGCTCGACAACCTGTCCAACGACCTGCAACACATGGCGGCCCGCTCCGAGTGCGTCAACGTCTTCGCAAGGGCCTTTGGCGGGATGCCGCTGAAGACTGTTGAATTTAGGGCCGACCCCGTGCTCTTCAAGGACAACTTTCCCGAGAAGTTGAAAAGGTTCTCCAACCTGGGAAGCCTATAA
- the sotv gene encoding exostosin glycosyltransferase sotv isoform X2 → MMKNPSPSKKTCSASSAVGYVLTATALVGCALVLLAPFERRKLETEFVPRFLESSPNVVVPSSSPLAEPRIESCSYYTCFDVYRCGHRHDQVTVYVYPIFNYVDEHGKELGHQASREFMELLEAIQQSRFYTSNPSKACLFISSLDTLNQEGLNLNAISQILNSLPYWDNGTNHLLFNMLPGMLPSYATSLEVNTGQAMVAGGGFDSWTFRRSHDISIPVFNPARYELHPSLARRSDRPWLLISAQPGIHFEFRTVVASLAKAHHDVLNLAGCSRAWDSRLRCRGSRHYKYPDILTEGKFCLVVRAARLGQMALSDALSAGCIPVVVADEYVLPFSEVLDWKRAAVRIREDELEDVIGIMKGFSEARVSEMRSQVLLIWERYFRSMERIAMTTLEIINDRLFPHVGKSYEDWNDLPPGLVLPAPFAIPFVAPRSRGFTAVVLTYDRLNSLFKVVQQLAQVPSLVKVVVVWNNQRKSPPPASSWPKLSKPLKVIRTKANKLSNRFYPYKDIETEAVLAIDDDILMLTSDELEFGFEVWREFPDRIVGFPSRVHLWDNTTSLWKYESEWTNDISMVLTGAAFYHKYGRSSSSSFHL, encoded by the exons ATGATGAAGAACCCTAGCCCATCCAAGAAGACCTGCTCTGCGAGTTCAGCGGTCGGTTACGTCCTGACGGCCACCGCGCTCGTCGGGTGCGCCTTGGTGCTGCTCGCACCTTTCGAGAGGCGGAAACTGGAGACCGAGTTTGTTCCACGGTTTCTGGAGTCGTCGCCCAATGTTGTCGTCCCATCGAGCAGCCCATTGGCGGAGCCAAGGATCGAATCGTGTTCCTACTACACGTGCTTCGACGTCTACAGGTGTGGACACAGGCACGACCAGGTCACGGTGTACGTCTATCCAATATTCAA CTATGTTGATGAACATGGAAAGGAACTCGGTCATCAGGCCTCCAGAGAGTTCATGGAACTCTTGGAAGCCATCCAGCAGTCTAGGTTCTACACCTCCAATCCTTCAAAGGCCTGCCTATTCATTTCATCACTGGACACTCTGAATCAAGAGGGTCTGAACCTGAACGCCATATCACAGATACTCAACTCTCTACCATA CTGGGACAACGGCACCAACCACCTGCTCTTCAACATGCTGCCTGGAATGTTGCCAAGTTATGCGACCTCACTGGAGGTCAACACCGGTCAAGCCATGGTGGCCGGCGGCGGCTTTGACTCGTGGACCTTCCGCAGATCCCACGATATCAGCATTCCGGTGTTCAACCCGGCAAGATATGAACTCCACCCGTCGCTCGCAAGAAG GTCCGACCGGCCATGGTTGCTAATATCGGCTCAGCCAGGCATTCACTTCGAGTTTCGCACCGTGGTGGCTTCATTGGCCAAGGCGCACCACGACGTGCTGAATCTCGCCGGCTGTAGTCGGGCCTGGGACAGCAGGTTACGTTGTCGCGGCAGCCGGCACTACAAGTACCCGGACATCCTAACG GAGGGCAAGTTCTGCCTGGTCGTCCGTGCGGCCAGGCTTGGCCAGATGGCGCTGTCCGATGCGCTCTCGGCGGGATGCATTCCTGTGGTGGTTGCGGACGAGTATGTGCTGCCCTTCTCGGAGGTGCTCGACTGGAAAAG AGCTGCCGTACGGATTCGCGAAGACGAGCTAGAAGATGTCATTGGGATTATGAAGGGATTTTCAGAAGCTCGGGTGTCGGAGATGAGGTCCCAAGTGTTGCTGATCTGGGAGCGATACTTCAGAAGCATGGAACGAATTGCCATGACGACACTGGAGATCATCAACGATCGCCTGTTTCCGCATGTTGGCAAAAGTTATGAAGATTGGAACGACTTGCCGCCTGGG CTTGTGCTGCCGGCACCTTTTGCGATACCATTCGTGGCCCCGCGGAGCCGTGGCTTCACTGCGGTGGTGCTGACCTACGACCGGCTGAACAGCCTGTTCAAGGTCGTCCAGCAGTTGGCCCAGGTGCCCAGCCTGGTCAAGGTCGTCGTGGTCTGGAACAACCAACGAAAGTCGCCACCTCCTG CATCTTCCTGGCCGAAACTGAGCAAGCCGCTGAAGGTGATCCGGACGAAGGCCAATAAACTGAGCAACCGCTTCTACCCGTACAAGGACATCGAGACGGAAGCCGTGCTCGCCATTGATGACGACATCCTGATGCTCACCTCCGACGAACTGGAATTCGGATTCGAG GTCTGGAGAGAGTTCCCAGACCGAATAGTTGGTTTCCCGTCCCGGGTTCATCTCTGGGACAACACGACTTCCCTCTGGAAGTATGAGTCAGAGTGGACGAATGACATTTCCATGGTGCTCACCGGTGCAGCGTTTTACCACAAG TACGGAAGGAGTTCAAGCAGCAGCTTTCACCTGTAG